From Faecalicatena sp. Marseille-Q4148:
GATCATGGCCGCGAACTGTTCATCCGCAAGGGCCTCCGGCGGAATATCGTAATCAAAGTAGCTGCCGCCTCCGCCTGCGCCAATGGCTGGCAGCCCGGTACTGCCGGTGTCACCGGTATCTGCAAAATACAGCGGATTCAAATACTGCCCGTCCACCAATACCTCCAGGTGCAGGTGCGGCCCGGTGGAATTGCCGGTGCTGCCGACCTTCGCGATTACATCCCCGGCCTTTACTTCCTGGCCCACGGACACAAGAAGCTGTGAACAGTGGCCGTATTTCGTGGTAAGGGTATGCCCCTCGTAAGCCTCGCCTTCAATGGCGACACACAGGCCGTAGCCGCCCGCGTTTCCTGCCAGCGTAACCGTACCGTCATGGCCGGCTAAGATTTCCGTGCCCTGGGCCATGCCGATGTCAACGCCGGTATGGTAGTTCTTTTCCCCGCTGATGGGGTGTACCCGGTAGCCGTAGTAGCTGGTGACATAGGGCAGCCAGTTTATCCCAAAGACATTTTTCACATACTGCCGGTTGCCCTTGGTCTGCAATAGAATCTCACAGATTTCTTTCTGCTCGGTGCTCATGCGCTGCACCACCAGGTTTGCAAGAGGCGTGGCCGTGAGCTTTACATTCAGAATGTGCCACTCATACGGTACTTCTTCCTCGGTTTCCTCGCCGGTCTCCGGGTCAACATGGGTCTCTGTCCGGTAGCGGATTTCCGTTTCCTCCGTAAAGGTAAGGGAATACTGCTCATTAAAAAGCTGCCGCAGGACGCCCTCGATCTGCTCATAGGTGAAATTCTGATAGGCAGAAGTGAGATAGCCCATCAGGATATAGGGGTCATGCTCGATTGCGCCGATGTTATAGCGGTACTCGTCATAACCGGGCCGGTCTGTCTCCACACGGTCTATTTCCATTTGCAGGTCTGTTTCCCACTCGGTATAGATAAGCTCCGCGTTGTTGATGTCCTGGTCCTCCGCCAGATAGGTAGAGGCGGCGATACTTCCCAGGCCCCCGGTCCCGATATTGGAAAACGAGGAAAACAGCGAAGAAATGAGAAATACCACCAAAAGCAGAAGGACGAGAATGCTGCAGATAACCGGGTGACGCTTGACGGTGTTTACCACCGAAGCAGCGATCTTTTCCGTTGTAACGGCTGCGTTCTTTGCCCGCTTTCCGGTTTTCTGTGCCTCCCTTGCGGCTTTGGCATACTGCCGTTTCAGCTTTTGCTTCTGCCACATCCGGGCAAGGAAATTTTTCTTTAGCTCCGGGTGTTCCGAAAGGGTCTGCCGGTAGGCAAGCTTCGCGTTAGCCCTCGCTGATTTCTGCTGTAACTTTGTCACCCGGCGGTATGGCGCTGTTTTATGGCGGTGGTACAGGGTGCGCGCCCAGGCCTCACCCACAAGCTCGGTGCGGTGGGCGGCTTTCACGCCGACATTTTCTTCCTCCGCCTGGTAGATTTTCTTATGGGCGTAGCCGACAGCCGTATTCGCTGCCGCCTTTACCGGGCGCATGGGAAGGGAGCCCTTTACATGCGCCCGCTGGGATTTTACTTCCTGCTCAAATTTCAGCCGTTTTTTTGCTTTGCCGGTCTCCGGGTCGGAAGCCG
This genomic window contains:
- a CDS encoding peptidoglycan DD-metalloendopeptidase family protein, whose translation is MSRDKEFRRPKDAVRQPAGKTETDVRTGEMRGQDFDLRRARDAPVQEDNRHRGWNLYQGASEDGAVPATDSNTYAAASRQPVDEMAAYESADYGTHAEAFSRQSSGDSDSFIQDSRSVPQQNGPDFSGRDSFRESRQQDSRHSDSGRLQRRDADFSRRGGQELPGSGSSEASAASEAGSTNAGETSGRRRMHQHGNKYQQRFQEAAKAEEPQEKQPGSAEGEPKRPSKLEFTADELPPEAADKKLTQARRRAERVEKKLEDAEARLPSRKKLRMETASDPETGKAKKRLKFEQEVKSQRAHVKGSLPMRPVKAAANTAVGYAHKKIYQAEEENVGVKAAHRTELVGEAWARTLYHRHKTAPYRRVTKLQQKSARANAKLAYRQTLSEHPELKKNFLARMWQKQKLKRQYAKAAREAQKTGKRAKNAAVTTEKIAASVVNTVKRHPVICSILVLLLLVVFLISSLFSSFSNIGTGGLGSIAASTYLAEDQDINNAELIYTEWETDLQMEIDRVETDRPGYDEYRYNIGAIEHDPYILMGYLTSAYQNFTYEQIEGVLRQLFNEQYSLTFTEETEIRYRTETHVDPETGEETEEEVPYEWHILNVKLTATPLANLVVQRMSTEQKEICEILLQTKGNRQYVKNVFGINWLPYVTSYYGYRVHPISGEKNYHTGVDIGMAQGTEILAGHDGTVTLAGNAGGYGLCVAIEGEAYEGHTLTTKYGHCSQLLVSVGQEVKAGDVIAKVGSTGNSTGPHLHLEVLVDGQYLNPLYFADTGDTGSTGLPAIGAGGGGSYFDYDIPPEALADEQFAAMIAEAEKYLGYPYVWGGASPSTSFDCSGFVSWVVNHTGWNFGRLTADGLLGVCTPVSSADARPGDLIFFQGTYNTSGASHVGIYVGNGMMIHCGDPISYANINTSYWQQHFYTFARLP